Proteins encoded within one genomic window of Aquarana catesbeiana isolate 2022-GZ linkage group LG03, ASM4218655v1, whole genome shotgun sequence:
- the LOC141134860 gene encoding C-reactive protein-like, which yields MKLYIFLLPFIMGTLSCEDMSDKVFLFPAPTASAHVTLKPEIKKSLQNVTICLRSYTELTREYSLFSMAASGVDNAVLICTRSPNVLIYVLQEEKTFKIDPETLAWKHTCATWDSTTGVIQLWVNGKLYPRNVAKKGLIITDEASIILGQDQDTFGGKFDIGQSFVGEISDVHMWDYNLTPDEIKGVMSGHIKGNHINWNSLNYDIKGNVLVQPKLYCKSWECASSTVKESIVG from the exons ATGAAGTTATATATCTTCCTGTTGCCATTCATCATGGGGACACTTTCCTGTGAAG atatgaGTGATAAAGTGTTCCTCTTCCCAGCGCCAACTGCTTCGGCACATGTGACACTAAAACCTGAGATAAAAAAGTCATTACAAAACGTCACCATCTGTCTTCGATCTTATACAGAGCTTACACGGGAATACAGTCTCTTTTCTATGGCAGCGTCTGGTGTTGACAATGCCGTCCTAATTTGCACCAGATCACCAAATGTCTTAATATATGTACTCCAGGAGGAGAAAACATTCAAAATAGACCCAGAGACCCTGGCCTGGAAGCATACCTGTGCAACTTGGGACTCCACCACTGGGGTAATCCAACTGTGGGTCAATGGGAAGCTCTACCCAAGAAATGTTGCAAAGAAAGGGTTGATTATTACTGATGAAGCAAGTATAATTTTGGGACAAGACCAAGACACATTTGGGGGGAAGTTTGATATTGGTCAGTCATTTGTTGGTGAAATAAGTGATGTCCATATGTGGGATTATAATTTGACACCAGATGAAATTAAGGGCGTTATGTCTGGGCATATCAAAGGAAATCACATTAACTGGAATTCTCTTAACTATGATATTAAAGGCAATGTCTTGGTTCAGCCCAAGCTCTATTGTAAGTCTTGGGAGTGTGCCAGCTCAACGGTCAAAGAATCAATTGTAGGTTAG